A window of Daucus carota subsp. sativus chromosome 2, DH1 v3.0, whole genome shotgun sequence genomic DNA:
AATTGAAAAATCCTTTGTTTAAGCTCTGGAGCATCGTGCCTGCTTAAGAATTGATCGGTATGAGTGAAAGGGAGGCTAATAACAGGATCATATCCGTCAGGGACCCAGCGTTCATGAATAGGTGGCCGCGTGATTTCTAAACCCTCATCATCAATATCTTTCATAAAAACTTCTGATAAAGTGTTGAAAAAATGCCAGTAAGAGGTGCCATCAATGACAGAGTGGTTAAGCGAGCATCCAATGAAAACGCCATCTTTTAGCTCGGTGACTTGAACAGTTAACAACGACACCTTGTGACCATCGTGATTAATTGCCCTGTTATGATCAAAAAAAGATTCAATGACTGAACGCACATAAGTTGGTGACAGAATATCAGAAATCATCAAGTCCACTTTCGCGTGGACAAATCTAGCACCAGGGCTATTAACACAATCTATAAACACCACATAAGACTGCGGTGATTCTTCCTTTTTTGTCACAAGGCGACCTGCAAGTGGATAAAAATGCACAAGAGTAACAGAGAGGGATTTTTTAAGCTTCTGCACAAGGACCTCAACTGAATTTTCTCGATCATTTGTTACCATCGGTTTCTTAAACAAAAGACCCTTTTGGATGTAATAAACTGAGAGCATGGCAAGATCAAAGGGCCCTAAATGAAATGGGTGTTTTGCCTTTTGGGGCAAATCAGATGGTCTGATCAAACATTCTGATACGAGCTCAACTGTTTCAGAGTACATTTTGTTCTAAGAATGAGAAAGTGGCTTATGCAGCTTAAGAGACTCCAGCTATTTATCTATCcatgtatatattttacttaatgTTAATACTTCTTCTGCtccattcatttttatacattttctttttctggacGTGAGATCTAATGGTATATATTCTCAAATTGTCTCATCACTTCACCAACTTTTCTTACATTCTTTAgctgaattatattttttttaatctatgtGTCCTACCCATTTGTATATTATTCAATGGGCCGGAGGGAGTACATTACTAATAATGCTCTTTACAGTAGAAAAACTGCAAGATGTAGATGCATGTGTTAGAAATTCAAACTCTCCGATATATAATACAGCTACGGCGACTGTGTTCAGGGATATAAATGGAAGCAGCTCCGTGTGTGTGAGCAGCAGTATAATACAAGACTTATCAGTTTGCATACAAGCCTCAAGCCTGTAAATAGTAGAGTTCCTGTATAAGATGAACCCATATATAAttagcaaaagaaaataaaaatgaactgATAATTGCTTGGAACCAGTTTTAGAAAAAAGGAGAATCAGAATTAATCGATGAAATTATGGAACAAGCATTAATTGAAGATTAATTAGATTGATCAAAGTCTAATTGaatgattaattgaataatcaaatatttaatcagttcagtAAGTTACGAAACAGGATTAAtcggtgaattttttttttattttttttgtgtcaAGGGATTAATAGGTCTTAGAACAGAGCTTCGAACAAATAAACTTGCAAACTGGCACGTGAATATAAGGGGGGCTGCAAGAGTTATTCAACCTTGTCTTTATATTCCATAAAGGCGAGCTGGTCAATTGTTTGTTCAtaataaatacgatcttctacctcctattttcttataattttttcactAACACAAATTTTAggatatatatcaaatatagctgtataatttatttcaaaaaaattcttgtaataaaaatatttaaatattatattttattcaaaaaataaatatttaaataatttataaaattatatcttataaatatttataagatatttaaATAGTTTATTCCTCAAATAAACTACTCCTAAAAAGACACAGGGGGGTTGAGTGTAACACGTATGGGATCGGCCAATTCCATATGCAATTACAgatctttgattttttttttgacaaaacagatttttgatttttaatgttcaaATATGTTGTGTACTTCCGTCAAAAGGGTCTTGTTTCTGGACAACCGTATGTGAGGGAGGGCTTATCTAACACACTGGGAGCCGTTGGATCTATATTTTAAGGGCTCAGATTCAATCTAAGTTTTTAATGAATCCGCTCTTTATATCCGCGGACCATAAAAGTTGTATTCCGCGAATAATATTCGCGGAAAGGCGAACTCTCGTTTCGCGGATGTTTATAGCGGATCCATTAAAAAATGAGATTGAATCTgaactcttaaaataaaatatagatataagGCACCGTATGCCATCCGAACACACAGTTGTCAGGGAAAAACACTACGtcaaaactaaaaatatgtCGTACAGATTTGGAGTTGGTGGGTCTGCGCAAAATAATACTAGTAGAGGAAAGTTGGTGACATAATCTTAAAATACTGTATTTGGCAAagatttattttacaaaataagatttatttaaaaaatattttcttttaattcttttgaatttaaattttgaaaattaagttattttatatttactatcCAACAATAATATAAGAGCTTATTTccggaaaaaaaataaaattttatatatttttttcaaaaataaattcttatttcttttttttttaaacgaataaattcttatttctgatttaaaattactCAAACATCTCATTACTATTAAATCGAAGGCGATTGCGATTGCAAGGACAAGTATAacacataattatttataacatatacTCATTCCGTCTCACCAGGTTGTATACATCGAGGAAAGGAGAGCTCGCACATATTTTAACGCTATGTTAAATTGTAGTTGAATACATAATTTTTacttttctatttaaataaaatttaatgtttaaattttattaaaaagaaaaaatcataaataaattatgaaaatgtcattatatttattttaaaatacgtgtcaaatatGGAAAGAGAATTTGTATATATGTGAATGGGAAGGGAGAGTACCGGTGAATATAGAAATGAACACCGCTGTCCTCAAATTCAAGTGTCTTAGTTAGAACTAGTTGAGAAGTCGCGCGTTGCGgtggcctataaaaattatattaatgattcaatattaatatttgtagaataaaataattttgtggctgtctataaaatataaattaatgttttaaaattaatatttgtaggataaaata
This region includes:
- the LOC108208278 gene encoding uncharacterized acetyltransferase At3g50280, whose protein sequence is MYSETVELVSECLIRPSDLPQKAKHPFHLGPFDLAMLSVYYIQKGLLFKKPMVTNDRENSVEVLVQKLKKSLSVTLVHFYPLAGRLVTKKEESPQSYVVFIDCVNSPGARFVHAKVDLMISDILSPTYVRSVIESFFDHNRAINHDGHKVSLLTVQVTELKDGVFIGCSLNHSVIDGTSYWHFFNTLSEVFMKDIDDEGLEITRPPIHERWVPDGYDPVISLPFTHTDQFLSRHDAPELKQRIFQFQAAALARLKAKANAKCINKSTTISSLQALSALMWRCMTRVRGLPHDQITGCKLAMNNRARLHPPLSQNYFGNCIQVVRATTTAGNLLINDFEWAALLVHKTVAEQDDKALKNFIADWLQSPSVYQPGQFFDRCSIMIGGSPRFDMFGNEFGLGKAVAIRSGCADKFDGKVSLYPGTEGGGSMDLDIFLPPHFMTALECDEEFLEGLNLSG